From Magnetococcus sp. PR-3, the proteins below share one genomic window:
- a CDS encoding pyrimidine dimer DNA glycosylase/endonuclease V encodes MRIWTIHPKYLDAKGLVALWRETLLAQKVLRGLTKGYTNHPQLQRFKELSDPVGAVADYLRIVQQEAVNRGYNFDAGRIVQESWGGMIQETEGQVLYEWQHFLRKTQTRTPDHYEAIKEVPMPELHPMFELIDGEIRDWERV; translated from the coding sequence ATGCGCATTTGGACCATTCACCCGAAATATTTGGATGCCAAGGGGCTGGTTGCTCTTTGGCGTGAAACTCTCTTGGCTCAGAAAGTCTTGCGAGGGCTAACCAAGGGATATACTAACCATCCACAACTCCAGCGGTTCAAAGAGCTATCAGACCCTGTGGGTGCAGTGGCTGATTATCTGCGTATTGTTCAGCAGGAAGCCGTCAACCGAGGTTACAACTTTGATGCTGGTCGTATTGTGCAGGAGAGTTGGGGCGGCATGATCCAGGAAACAGAAGGACAAGTACTCTACGAGTGGCAGCACTTCCTGCGCAAAACACAAACACGTACACCAGATCATTACGAAGCCATCAAGGAGGTCCCCATGCCAGAGTTGCATCCCATGTTTGAGCTTATTGATGGCGAAATTCGTGACTGGGAGCGTGTTTGA
- a CDS encoding helix-turn-helix domain-containing protein produces the protein MPGNPQFGMFIRSMREEKKKRDPAYSLRKFAEAVGISATFMSKVENGEFDPPAQDKIKRMAELLEVNSDELLAMAGKVDPDLSGIIRDQPRAMADFLRTARDLNLGRKDIEALTEKLRTERGLDPSEE, from the coding sequence ATGCCAGGTAACCCGCAGTTCGGAATGTTCATCAGGAGCATGCGAGAGGAGAAGAAGAAGCGAGATCCCGCTTACTCTCTACGCAAATTTGCTGAAGCCGTTGGAATCAGCGCCACCTTCATGAGCAAAGTCGAAAATGGCGAGTTTGATCCACCGGCTCAGGACAAGATCAAAAGGATGGCGGAGTTGCTGGAGGTGAATTCGGATGAGCTTCTGGCTATGGCTGGAAAGGTGGATCCTGACCTGTCCGGTATCATCCGTGATCAGCCGAGGGCGATGGCCGATTTTTTAAGAACTGCACGAGATCTGAATCTTGGCCGAAAAGATATAGAGGCGTTAACTGAGAAGCTTCGCACTGAGCGAGGTTTGGATCCCAGCGAGGAGTAG
- a CDS encoding putative bifunctional diguanylate cyclase/phosphodiesterase, whose translation MPKNRLNLTRDFSIRTIISVIIILILLVVFYRQITMDSLISQETRNNSELTNNLSQDLWPEYAKFLSSASSIPRKDLLLHPNFKDLNHSIQQRLRGLRVLKIKIYDLQGVTVYSTLQEQIGDNRWDNAGFQSALSGVPLSDVSFKNEMDTIEGTVTNRHYVYTYAPIQRSPEDQVEGVFEVYSDVTHLHNEINRTGYVITGGVIFSLAAFYLFLLFLIKRADRLIHQHQETENQLQEERMLFQVRHDKLTGLSNRSHMLELVEQALHRSRRTDKALAVLQINLARFRPINETMGHEVGDQIIKKSAVRMVKSMRNGDILGRLEGDLFLQLMEGITDSKEVANRANRLLEDFQEPLLMNEKEFVMTPSIGIALFPSDAQKAETLLESSGAAALKATKEGRNCYVFYTDALNASSRERIELEMGLRKALQANEFELHYQPRISPMNKRVIGCEALIRWRRGEHELMFPDQFVKLLEESDLIIPVGTWVLGEACRQCYAWHKMGLKGLRVSVNLSLRQFKSNDLPDVIEQTLQKTGLAAQYLEVEVTESLMAEELERVIELLQRIKRLGVMISLDDFGTGYSSLSHLMNFPVDHLKIDRAFVQDVTHNSQHAALTSAIIAMARSLNMGVVVEGVEDSEQQKFLEQYACEEQQGYFYAKPLPAKDFPTAVEDIKRRLRS comes from the coding sequence ATGCCTAAGAACCGTTTAAATCTTACGCGAGATTTTTCAATTCGAACCATTATAAGTGTCATCATCATATTGATATTGTTGGTAGTGTTTTACAGGCAGATCACGATGGACTCTCTGATCAGCCAAGAGACCCGAAACAATAGTGAGTTGACCAATAATCTCTCACAGGACTTATGGCCAGAATACGCTAAATTTCTGAGTTCGGCGTCGTCCATTCCCCGTAAAGATCTGTTGCTTCACCCCAACTTCAAAGATTTGAACCATTCCATTCAACAGCGCTTACGTGGTTTGCGTGTATTGAAGATTAAAATATACGATCTGCAAGGGGTTACTGTTTACTCCACGTTACAAGAACAGATAGGGGACAATCGGTGGGATAATGCGGGGTTTCAATCCGCGTTATCCGGGGTCCCTCTGAGTGATGTTTCTTTCAAAAATGAAATGGATACAATTGAAGGTACGGTGACTAATCGGCACTACGTATACACATACGCTCCCATTCAGAGAAGTCCTGAAGATCAGGTGGAGGGGGTTTTTGAGGTTTATTCCGATGTGACCCACCTACACAATGAAATCAATCGTACAGGGTATGTGATTACAGGAGGGGTTATCTTTTCGCTGGCGGCCTTTTATCTTTTTCTGCTTTTCTTGATCAAAAGAGCCGATCGGTTGATTCACCAGCACCAAGAGACCGAAAATCAACTTCAGGAAGAGCGTATGCTCTTTCAAGTCAGGCATGACAAATTGACAGGCCTTTCTAACCGTTCGCATATGCTAGAGCTCGTAGAGCAGGCTTTGCACCGATCACGAAGAACAGATAAAGCCTTAGCGGTCTTGCAGATCAATCTCGCCCGTTTTCGTCCAATTAATGAAACCATGGGGCATGAAGTCGGTGATCAAATCATCAAAAAGTCCGCAGTGCGCATGGTTAAGAGCATGCGTAATGGTGACATACTGGGTCGGTTGGAAGGAGATCTTTTTCTGCAACTGATGGAAGGCATTACAGACTCCAAGGAGGTTGCGAATCGGGCAAATCGTCTATTGGAAGATTTCCAGGAACCGCTCCTTATGAATGAAAAAGAGTTCGTGATGACGCCCAGCATCGGTATCGCCCTCTTTCCTTCCGATGCTCAAAAAGCTGAGACCCTGTTGGAGTCGTCTGGGGCAGCTGCTTTGAAAGCAACCAAGGAAGGACGCAACTGTTATGTATTTTATACAGATGCGCTCAATGCCAGTTCACGTGAGCGTATAGAACTTGAAATGGGGTTGCGAAAAGCACTGCAGGCTAATGAGTTTGAACTGCATTATCAACCACGAATCAGCCCAATGAACAAGCGTGTCATTGGTTGCGAGGCTCTGATTCGTTGGCGTCGTGGAGAGCATGAGTTAATGTTTCCCGACCAGTTCGTGAAGCTGTTAGAGGAGTCAGATCTTATTATTCCTGTTGGTACTTGGGTGCTAGGTGAAGCATGTCGTCAATGTTACGCTTGGCATAAGATGGGTTTGAAGGGGTTAAGGGTCTCTGTTAATCTCTCTTTGCGCCAATTCAAATCAAATGATCTACCGGACGTGATCGAACAAACGCTACAGAAAACCGGTTTGGCTGCCCAATATCTTGAAGTTGAAGTGACGGAAAGCTTGATGGCAGAGGAGTTGGAACGAGTTATCGAACTGTTGCAGCGCATTAAACGGCTTGGCGTGATGATCTCTCTTGATGATTTTGGTACGGGCTACTCCTCCCTAAGTCATCTGATGAACTTCCCTGTAGACCATCTGAAGATTGATCGGGCATTTGTTCAGGATGTCACGCATAACTCCCAACACGCGGCATTGACCAGTGCCATTATAGCAATGGCGAGAAGTCTAAATATGGGGGTCGTTGTTGAGGGAGTTGAAGACTCGGAGCAGCAAAAGTTCCTGGAGCAGTATGCCTGTGAAGAGCAACAAGGCTATTTCTACGCAAAACCCCTTCCTGCCAAAGATTTCCCAACAGCAGTAGAGGATATTAAACGACGGCTCAGGAGTTGA
- a CDS encoding sigma factor produces MFSNNSYNGLDPHAIKLIRYKANQLAEMPCFRAWDAEDVEQELAIASHQSEQRFDADLSAKKTFLSRVIQNRCATMVSKASAPHRFPGDAPLSWETLTDLDREGAIDYVGGIEDVEAVELQLDFRHHYQHLSDVQKRLCNLLPYHGPRTLSKKMGCSKPTLYRHIAGLRRSFCQFGFQKKARPRETISRRAEYISDEGVHHKNSVRKTGEQGHGSGN; encoded by the coding sequence ATGTTTTCCAATAACAGCTACAACGGCCTGGATCCGCATGCGATCAAGCTGATCCGATACAAGGCCAATCAACTGGCGGAGATGCCCTGCTTCAGGGCTTGGGATGCGGAGGATGTGGAGCAGGAGCTGGCCATAGCATCCCATCAGAGTGAACAGCGTTTTGATGCCGACCTCAGTGCCAAAAAGACCTTCCTCAGCCGAGTGATTCAAAACCGCTGCGCAACCATGGTGAGCAAGGCATCTGCTCCCCACCGATTCCCAGGTGATGCCCCCCTTTCATGGGAGACCCTGACCGATCTGGATCGTGAAGGGGCTATCGATTATGTAGGGGGTATTGAAGACGTTGAAGCGGTAGAGCTCCAACTCGACTTCCGCCATCACTATCAGCATCTGTCCGATGTTCAGAAGCGTCTGTGCAATCTGCTTCCCTATCATGGCCCCCGTACGCTTTCAAAAAAGATGGGGTGCAGTAAACCCACGCTATATCGGCATATTGCCGGTCTGAGGCGCTCGTTTTGTCAGTTCGGTTTTCAAAAAAAAGCACGGCCTCGTGAGACGATTTCAAGAAGAGCTGAGTATATATCAGATGAGGGTGTGCATCACAAAAACAGCGTTAGAAAAACCGGAGAACAGGGCCATGGAAGCG
- a CDS encoding DUF2924 domain-containing protein, protein MTENESVLRQITALPEMTVADLKAMWRDLFDQEPPHHGKHYLVRKLAYRIQELAFGGINKATEKRLNALASGKKPQNKAPAQLKRQNNGLSPGTKLVREWKGNEYVVTVLEDGFELLGQRYRSLSGIAKAITGTHWSGNAFFGLKKSEKKK, encoded by the coding sequence ATGACCGAAAATGAAAGCGTATTGAGACAGATAACAGCCCTGCCAGAGATGACCGTGGCCGACCTCAAAGCGATGTGGAGAGACCTGTTTGATCAGGAACCACCGCATCATGGCAAACATTATCTGGTGCGCAAGCTGGCCTATCGAATCCAGGAGTTGGCATTCGGTGGTATCAACAAGGCCACAGAGAAGCGGCTGAATGCGTTGGCAAGCGGCAAAAAGCCCCAAAACAAGGCACCCGCCCAGCTCAAACGACAAAACAACGGCTTGAGTCCAGGCACCAAACTGGTGAGGGAGTGGAAGGGCAACGAGTACGTTGTCACTGTTCTAGAGGATGGATTTGAACTCCTTGGTCAGAGATACCGTAGTCTCTCTGGTATTGCCAAGGCGATCACGGGAACCCACTGGTCTGGGAACGCTTTTTTTGGGCTCAAAAAGAGTGAGAAAAAGAAATGA
- a CDS encoding ImmA/IrrE family metallo-endopeptidase — protein sequence MRVPYLHKADIEAAANELLMSYHYKFGMEEAPPVPVEEILESLLGLALEFDDLDALLDKEGVLGATWVDERRVVINERLDPTEDPSVEGRYRFTVAHELGHWELHRHLNFDDDGQAILCRSKSKRDPMEWQADCFAGYLLMPKGDVLRSWEEVFGTHDPYDASEELYNMQSRFDGEDESELGLVVDLARDLAEVFQVSGLAMQIRLADMGLLKLR from the coding sequence ATGAGAGTTCCCTATCTTCATAAAGCAGATATTGAGGCGGCCGCCAATGAGCTGCTCATGAGCTACCATTACAAGTTTGGAATGGAAGAGGCTCCGCCTGTCCCTGTTGAAGAGATTCTGGAATCCCTATTGGGCCTGGCCCTTGAGTTTGATGATCTTGATGCGCTACTGGATAAAGAGGGTGTGCTGGGCGCAACTTGGGTGGATGAGCGCCGTGTGGTGATCAATGAGAGATTGGATCCTACGGAGGATCCTTCAGTTGAAGGGCGCTACCGGTTCACGGTGGCCCATGAGTTAGGTCACTGGGAATTGCACCGCCATCTGAATTTTGATGATGATGGGCAGGCGATATTGTGCCGTTCCAAATCCAAGAGGGATCCCATGGAGTGGCAGGCAGACTGCTTTGCTGGTTATCTCTTGATGCCCAAAGGGGATGTGCTCCGTTCATGGGAAGAGGTGTTTGGCACTCATGACCCTTACGATGCATCAGAAGAGCTCTACAATATGCAGAGTCGTTTTGATGGGGAAGATGAGTCAGAGCTTGGATTGGTGGTCGACCTGGCCAGGGATCTGGCAGAGGTATTTCAGGTTTCCGGTTTGGCAATGCAGATTCGGCTTGCCGATATGGGGCTTCTGAAGCTTCGGTAG
- a CDS encoding HD-GYP domain-containing protein, with protein sequence MAQQKSAEALLLEQINALGHEADEEALAAKLPTPNMTKRWNHMREAVALVGQAKSTVSKAIQRIRQGDGVDILSMRSAVKGMVSSIVEDEFSLLSLATLTRKHDRIFSHSINVAVYLMALYKRQGKSEQEIQDIGAIGMLHDIGFAKLPEEIARLGQPSSKRDALIRRSHVELSVTIMQRHGQLKPELADVVAQHHEHLDGSGYPKGIKANQLSWEGRASAIVDAFDHYNATHQKETLRDPKAGLRHLLALSEKKYDRGIVEEFIRCIGVYPVGTVLQLASGAVAVVALTNRDALLFPVIRVVSDRGQAPRASEQLINLAEFQDHKNYKVVKELPATALANTPESYLNL encoded by the coding sequence TTGGCACAGCAAAAATCCGCTGAGGCGTTACTTCTAGAACAGATCAATGCCCTGGGGCATGAGGCAGATGAAGAGGCTTTGGCGGCCAAACTTCCGACACCAAATATGACCAAGCGTTGGAACCACATGCGTGAAGCTGTGGCATTGGTCGGACAAGCAAAAAGCACCGTTTCCAAAGCGATTCAACGTATTCGTCAAGGGGATGGGGTGGATATCCTCAGTATGCGCTCTGCTGTTAAAGGCATGGTAAGCTCTATTGTTGAAGATGAGTTTAGCCTTTTAAGCCTTGCCACCCTAACCCGCAAACATGACCGCATTTTCAGCCACTCCATCAATGTAGCAGTCTACCTGATGGCACTTTACAAACGGCAAGGCAAGAGCGAACAGGAGATTCAGGACATTGGTGCCATCGGTATGTTACACGATATCGGTTTTGCCAAACTTCCCGAAGAGATCGCCCGCCTTGGGCAACCCAGCTCAAAACGCGATGCCCTTATTCGCCGCTCCCATGTTGAGCTATCGGTAACCATTATGCAGCGTCATGGCCAGTTAAAGCCTGAACTGGCCGATGTGGTTGCCCAACATCATGAGCACCTTGATGGCAGCGGTTATCCTAAAGGCATTAAGGCCAACCAACTAAGTTGGGAAGGACGCGCCTCTGCCATTGTGGATGCTTTTGACCACTACAATGCAACCCATCAAAAAGAGACCCTTCGGGATCCTAAAGCAGGCTTAAGACACCTATTGGCACTTAGTGAAAAGAAGTATGATCGAGGCATTGTAGAGGAATTTATACGCTGCATTGGGGTCTACCCGGTTGGTACCGTACTACAGTTGGCCAGCGGTGCCGTAGCAGTTGTGGCGTTGACTAATCGAGATGCCCTACTTTTTCCCGTAATACGCGTTGTCAGTGATCGCGGTCAGGCACCCCGTGCTTCAGAACAGTTGATTAACCTTGCTGAGTTCCAAGACCATAAAAACTACAAGGTGGTTAAAGAGCTTCCGGCCACAGCCCTGGCCAATACGCCAGAGAGTTACTTAAACCTTTGA
- a CDS encoding recombinase family protein: MSATPKIRCAIYTRKSTEDGLEQDFNSLDAQRESCANFVASQRQEGWVLVPDHYDDPAYSGGNLDRPALQRLLQDIESGKVDCIVCYKIDRLSRSLMDFAKLVEIFDRHEVTFTSVTQSFNTANSMGRLTLNMLLSFAQYEREVTAERIRDKYAASRKRGIWMGGHPPLGYDVKDRKLVINSQEAQHIHHIFNRFIQVGSATLLIKELTEQGITSKTRQLADGRIKGGKPIDKGTLYKILNNRVYLGEVAFRGEIYPGEHAPIIEQDLWDKVQSILKKNKRSRSNSSRNQSPAPLKGIIRCGHCNRAMRPTHTRKNGIQYRYYLCMTASKNSHADCPLASVSAPQVDEGVFKRVRQIIQTPEIITRVWRQAAHTDPDIQEQDVTMALKKINPIWDELFPIEQNRLLSLLVENVILTTTSMEVRVRVDGITSLVAELSPTPQIEEAIQ; this comes from the coding sequence ATGAGCGCCACCCCTAAAATCCGATGCGCCATCTACACACGCAAGTCCACAGAAGATGGTTTAGAACAGGATTTCAATAGCTTGGATGCCCAGCGTGAGTCTTGCGCCAATTTTGTCGCTTCCCAACGTCAGGAGGGATGGGTGCTGGTACCGGACCACTATGATGACCCCGCCTATTCAGGGGGAAATCTAGATCGGCCTGCGCTACAACGCCTGCTTCAGGACATTGAGTCAGGTAAGGTTGATTGCATCGTCTGCTATAAGATTGATCGTCTCTCCCGTTCTTTGATGGACTTTGCCAAACTGGTGGAGATTTTCGACCGCCACGAGGTCACCTTTACCAGCGTCACCCAATCCTTCAATACCGCCAACTCCATGGGGCGATTGACCCTCAACATGCTGCTCTCCTTCGCCCAGTACGAGCGAGAGGTTACAGCGGAGCGGATCCGGGATAAATACGCAGCCTCCCGCAAACGGGGTATCTGGATGGGGGGACACCCCCCATTGGGCTATGATGTTAAGGATCGCAAACTTGTCATCAATTCGCAAGAAGCCCAACATATTCACCATATTTTTAATCGATTCATCCAGGTAGGCTCTGCCACTCTGTTGATCAAAGAATTGACCGAGCAGGGCATCACCTCAAAAACACGTCAACTCGCTGATGGTCGGATTAAAGGGGGAAAGCCCATTGATAAAGGCACCCTCTACAAGATTCTCAACAACCGAGTCTACCTGGGAGAGGTGGCCTTCCGAGGGGAGATCTACCCCGGTGAACATGCCCCCATTATTGAACAAGATCTGTGGGACAAGGTGCAGAGTATTCTGAAAAAGAATAAGCGCTCTCGCAGCAACAGCAGTCGCAACCAGAGCCCGGCCCCGCTCAAGGGCATCATTCGTTGTGGTCATTGCAACCGCGCCATGCGGCCTACCCACACCCGCAAGAACGGCATTCAGTACCGCTACTACCTCTGCATGACCGCTTCCAAAAATAGCCATGCCGATTGCCCTTTGGCTTCTGTCTCCGCCCCCCAGGTTGATGAGGGGGTATTCAAGAGGGTTCGCCAGATCATTCAAACACCGGAGATTATCACCCGAGTCTGGCGACAGGCTGCGCACACAGATCCTGACATCCAAGAACAAGATGTCACCATGGCGTTGAAAAAGATCAACCCCATCTGGGATGAGCTTTTCCCCATCGAGCAGAACCGCCTGCTCAGCCTGTTGGTGGAAAATGTCATTCTTACCACTACATCCATGGAGGTAAGGGTCCGTGTCGACGGGATTACCAGTTTGGTAGCGGAACTATCCCCAACACCCCAAATAGAGGAGGCCATTCAATGA